The DNA window gacgacccagagggggagcctctgttcgccctcgaggacgcagccgagggcgggcgctggggcaccttcgagcaataccaccagctggcggagcggtcgctatggacggcgctgtccgtggtggtcgacgaactgcccggagtcgcccaggagctcgagacccggtcccttgggaagtcggtctttctccggcgggaaaggggcatctgggaccagcttcagcggcagaagggccttcttgccgacgctAACGAGCTCCTGTTGGcgcgaagcgcggaggtggaggacctccgccttcgttgtgccgatgcgcaggtcgaggcggccacggcccagacgcagctcgcccctctggcggcgtaggtcaaggagttggaggaggagcttacccgcgcagtcagcgatcgggatgccttcaggtcccgggccgaagaagcgatggcctcgggcaaggccctcaccGGGCAgttgggggcagaggagagtgcgcaccagctgaaaaaaggcgctctgaacgaggcccttgctgcggttgaggcctcgcaaatcgaggctgtggtttggaaggggacggtcgagggtgagtttcagtccccttgttttgtttccttttccttatgttcgctccctaacttccttgtatgacgcagagctaggaagtgaagcttccagggcggccgaggcttctcgggtcgaggcccagcggttgaaggagaaggtcgaggcctcccgggccgaggccctgcgctggaaggagaaagccgaggcctgtcaggtcgagacccgacgctgggagcagaaggccaagggtgagttccgtgggcttcccatccctaacttaggttgttttttccctcgctcgacctcattccaaattccgcggtgcagagtcagaggcggagatcactcgggccgccgaggcttccagcgcggtgcagacggtgctcgagaccaagatcagggagcacgaggcgctgaaacgtgctgccctttccacctacgaggccttggaggttgaaggggttcagtcaggcagctccctggggagccgTCTGATCGCGCAGAgcaaccagatgcgcgagcggctccgaggagcgctgcacacgggtgtcaagcgcgcgttggccgtcatctcttctcactatgtCGGTGTCGACCtcctggccatcagtgatgggtatgtcctgcctgatgatgacgaggaggcggacgcggtggtcacgaagctgatggaggcggcagaaggccctggcacggcgctggcgacgctcttcgaagaggaggtggttcctcccctaccatctgccggtgctgaaggccctgagccttgatctgggccccgggggctatgtaaaatagagtaggagttattttttgtatcgtaacgcttgtggccgtcggggcctttatttttgaagtatttgtgtttcttagttgtttttcttatgtttccgagcctctgccctctgttgctcctgatcagatttcgttcgCAAAACatccccttggggcctaagccgtcccttgagcgagaggtagtgagggagtgccatagcctggaggcgtaggccgtctcgcgactctaccggcctcttgcttaggaaatagaccttggtccgaggagtttttacaactgattcgttagagcctgctagggtcttggcgtaggaatttttgcaaaaaacaactgaagaatggtgcgtgggacctaggggggagtcccccatctagcccccgagggaggctcggttctaccgaggcagagccgagtctcccttgccgtgttactgAATTGCCGAgtcctacgatgggctcggggggtttctcgaaaaattagaccaactaaagaacgctttttaattgtatttcgagaaacgacatgtacaatgcttggaaatttagggataaaagcgatgtagctgttctatgttccaagcgttggtgaagacttcgcccttctcgttagccagcttgtaggttccgggcttcagtacttgggcgatgacgtacggtccttcccatggcggggtcagcttgtggcgacccttgttgctctgtgctagcctcaacaccaggtcgcctaccttcaagtctcagcctcagacgcgtcgggcctgatagcaccgtaggctctgctggtatttggctgagtgtagtagcgtgacgtctcgggcttcctccagttgatcaagggcgtcctctctgGTGGTgcagttactttgttcgttataggcttgtagcctcggggaaccatattccaagtcggtggggaggatggcctcggccccatagaccaggaagaaaggcgtgaaccccgtggctcggcttggagtgttcctcaggctctagatgaccgatgggagttcggcgagccatttcttgccaaactttttcaaccggttgtgaatccttggcttgaggccttgtaggattatgccgttggcacgctctacttggctgttggtccttgggtgtcctacggctgaccaggccacacggatgtggtggtcgtcgcaaaacgtcaggaactttttgccagggaactgcgtcccgttgttggtgatgatggtgttggggaccctaaacctgtggataatgttagtgaagaacagcaccgcctgctcggatttgattcgattgatcggacgagccttgatctatttggagaacttgtcgattgataccagtagatgggtgtagcccccgggggccttttgtagaggcccgaccatgtcgagcccccacacggcgaacgaccatgtgatggggatggtttgcagggccagggccgagagatgtgtctgccgagcatagtactggcatccttcgcaggagcgtactagcttggtagcatcggcgaccgccatcggccagtagaacccttggcggaaagcgttccctacgagcgtccgaggcgccgcatggtgcccgcaggcgcctgcgtgcaagtcccaaagcagggcttggcccgcttcggcagtgatacatcgttggaggacacctgagggacttcgcctgtacaattcatcattgtagagggcgtaggtcttggctcggcgcgcaagccgtcgtgcttcggttctgtcgtcaggaagctcccccccccgctcaagccaatcgaggaatggGATTCGCCAATCCGCATCCTGGTCAGTCtacggaggctcggtgttgacttccatgacctcgggcttggtcgagggggtctcggtagcagagggggcgtcgagctttgccgtgggttccacaggtgggccctcctctgttgtcaaggtgtagccaatggaaggtttgtggaggtctctggcgaagacgtttggggggaccgaGGCCCGCGCCGAGGCTATCTTTGCCAGCttgtcggcggcctcgttgtacttccgcgcgacatgatttagttcgagaccgtcgaacttgtcttctaggcgtcgtaccaacttgcagtaagcctccattttggggtcgaggcaatttgactccttcataacttgatctatgacgagccgcgagttGCCTCGGACGTTGAGgtgccgtgccccaagttcgatggcgacttgtaagccgttgatgagggcctcgtactcggccacattgttgttggcggcgaagtggagccgcaccatgtagcgcatgtgtactccgaggggcgagatgaacagcagacccacgcctgccccggttTTCAatagggatccatcgaagtacagggtccagcactccatctGAGTTTGAgccggtggcagttgggtgtctgtccactcagccacgaaatcggccaagacctgagacttgatcgctttccgaggcgcaaaagtcaaggtttcccccataagctcgacggcccacttggctatcctgcccgaggcctcctggttatgaaCTATCTACCCCAGGggaaaagatgataccacagtcactgggtgagactcgaagtagtgacacagtttgcgccgggccaggaccacggcgtagaccagtttctggatgtgggggtagcatgctttggtctcagagagcacctcgctgatgaaataaacagatcgttgggtgggcagagtatgcccctcttcctgcctttctaccactacggcagcgctgaccacttgggtcgttgtggcgacgtagagtaagagggcctcgtccctggccgggggtaccaggatgggaggatttgtgagcagcctcttgagtctgtcgagggcttcttcggcctcgggggtccaggaaaaatgctcggattttctcaagagtcggtatagaggcaaacctttttcaccgaggcgcgagatgaagcggctcagggccgcaaggcatcccatgaccctctgtactcccttgaggtctctaattggtcccatgctggttatggccgagaccttctctgggttggcttcaatgccgcgttccgagactatgaatcccaagagcatgcctcgggggaccccgaacacacacttcttgggattgagcttgatgcccttctctctaaggcatttgaaggttatcctcaagtcattgatgagatccttggcctttctggtcttgaccacgatgtcgtctacgtaggcctcgacggtccacccaatgttgtcgccaaagacctgggtcatgcaccgctggtacgtggcacctgcgtttctgaggccgaaaggcatagtcacgtagcagtacatgccgaatggtgtgatgaaagaagtcgcaagctggtctgactctttcatcttgatttgatggtaaccagaatacgcatcaaggaaagacagggtctcacaccccgcagtggaatcaacgatttgatcgattcggggtaatggaaaggggacttttggacaggctttgttcaaaccggtgtagtccacgcacatcctccatttcccatttttcttcttgactaacacagggttagccaaccactctgggtgggacacttctttgatgaatccggccgccaagagtttccgtatctcctcaccgatggccctacgcttttcatcgtcgaagcggcgtaggcgttgcctcgccagcctagatccggcccggatgtccagggcatgctcggcgacctccctcggtatgcccggcatgtccgagggactccatgcaaatatgtcggcgtttgcacggagaaagtcgacgagcacggcttcctatttgatgtcgagggtggcgctaatcctcagtgctcggtcgtcggggcaggcggggtcgaccgggacgagtttgatggcttcCGCAGGCTCGAACACCcctgcgcgacgcttggagtcaggcgcctcgccactgagttggtcaaggtgggcgatgagggtctcggcctccgcaagagccttggcatactcgatgcactcaacgtcgcagtcgtatgcatgttcgtacgtggactcaattgtgatgataccgctggggcctggcatcttgagcttgaggtaggtatagttggggactgccatgaacttggcgtagcacggccgccctaggatggcatggtaggctcccccgaacccaactacctcgaaggtaaggacttccttacggtagttggagggagtgccgaagcagacgggaaggtcgatgcgcccgatgggtcgcgtgcgcttccctggcacgatgccgtggaagggggcgATGTCGCCTTGGAGTCTCGACcaatcgatctccaagagctccagggtattgatgtagaggatgttgaggccgctgcctccgtccatcaacaccttggagagtcgggtgttgccgatgatcgggtcgacaaccagtgggtactgcccgggattcggaacatggtcagggtggtcatctcgatcgaaggtgatcacctctcgagaccagtcgaggtactagggggtggccaccttgatcgagaagacttctcggcgttccctcttgcgctgtcgcgccgtaaggcacgccgagggcccaccgaagatcatgaaggcgttgcgtacctcggggaacccgtcgtccttgtcttcgtcccggtcgccggcgcccttctgcttggcgtcgtcgtcggggagcccgagcctagcgtagtaacatcgcagcatggagcaatcctcgagggcgtgcttgaccgggccttggtgataagggcatggttttttgagcatgtcgtcgaaaggcctagggcctctggggcctcagggattcttgcgttctgcggccccgaccagatcggcctccaggacctcctgcttccctaggcgcccctttttctttctcttggggaggtgggaggccgaggcctcgggggcctcgtccctccgctttccCTTGGAGTCGCTGTcgaggaagatggctccgacagcctcctcgcccgaggcgaagttggtggcaatgtcaaggagcgcggcagcagagcgtgGTACGTTCcaacctaactctcgaaccaggtctcggcaggtggtgccagagaggaaagcctggacgatctccgagtcgccgacgctcggcaactcggtgcactgtttggagaagcgccggatgaagtctcggagagactcgtccggcttctgacgacagcttttaaggtcccaggaattcctagggcgcacgtatgtgccttggaagttcccgacaaagatcctaaccaagccgcgccagtcgtggatttgtgagggaggacggtgctcgagccaggctcgcgctgagtctgacaagagcaaggggaggttgcgaatgatgagcaggtcatcatccgcgccacctagctggcaggccaggtggtaatcggcaagccagagttcagggttggtctcgccgctatatttcacgagattggctggttgccgaaaccgggccgggaaaagggcagcgcggatggccctgctaaagacccgagggcctggcggttcaggagaaggactgcggtcctcctcgctgtcgtagcgaccgcctcggtgtgggtggtagccccgagcgggcccctcgttgtcgtggtgtcgtcgcctactgaccacctcatggtctccctgcacctcgcgtcgattgctgaggcggtccagaagcacgaggaccctgtgggctatcggcgctcgagcgggctcgggacgagccggggcttccctatcctgccgaggtgGTGCCGCGGGCAGGTTTGAGAtgcccccgtgccgtcgggaggcggaactctcggcctgctgaaccgcggcggtctctaggagatcccggagctcgccgcggacccgctgCCCCTcagtggtagaaggctcgggcattgcgcggaccagcattgccgcagccacgacattctggctagcgcgattgaagactgggggttgctcactcccttcgtcgtcatggatgcggtgatgcacatcgcgggccctctgtcgggctcccccgccttcgccgcgacctcgctgttcctattcgagagtgtctcgaagctacTGCAGAagaagttggtcttgttcgacattggcctggagctcacggagttgttccaggtctgggcgttgagGTCGCGCAATGGCGGGGACCTCGTTTCATGCGGCCGGCaggacaatgcgtggaggtgtggcggcgcctatacctgggcgaagcggggaatggctacctgcccccttgtcctcttcgcccgccctcgacatcccgagcccgacgtgaaaacattCGCGAGTGGGGTCATAGGTACCCTCgttgtcggagtcggagtagttgaagcagtagtcgcttgcggccaagaactggcgcatagccccagggtcgtggagtccggagaaatccaATCCGAGCCATGccttgtcctcctccgaggagttgttgtgggtgctcaggtcgagagcgaagcgctgacggctttctgagggatcttcgtgagcggcagtgtaagcgcaGGCGTAAGAGgcgacgacatttctcaacccaaaggggtatggggatggcgccgtcgccagattctgctccgccgggatcggctcctcggggagtggtggagcggagcttgacgactgggtaTTGCCGCGTGTCaccggtgattttcctttgtccaagctcaggctagacaggtccccagccagggaccctgtgccaacagctggtcgtaggatatcggcggggagcggtGTGCCGCCCCGGATTCGCATAGCGTCGGGGTGGTATTGCTCACGCCGTGCCCGGCGAGCGTGGCaggagcggccgcccgggcgccgcctgcgcctgggctgccggtgcgtggcttcatcgtcggttggtggggctcgaggagtgaggagtaccatgtcgtactcatgccccagggacatgaactctaggctcccaaaccaaaccaccgtgccgtGACGctatggtcgtacggggtctgccatctggaacctgctgggatgacgaaactgacacgcagaggcccctacctggcgcgccaactgtcgatgtttcagaccggggggtcctcaaccaaccagtgaatttgaactgcgtgcccctaatcccggatggtgatgcaaagagacacaaggtttatactggttcaggcaatcgacgccctacgtccagtctgagagatcgaacttgtattcctcgcaccgaagcgcttgtagtagggggttacaagctaggggagagagggaactggtcccaggtctcggcgaggtgtcgtgtgggccgcttgagatgttgctctcaggcggctgggatgtgagcgcgtgtgtgtgttacaaggtgttcttctccgTGTCCGTCcttctctaagtggcccaagtcctctccttttatagccgaagggaggacaaggacagtacatgtgttgactatatggcgtcgtgccaacaggggcggtgtgtccaagccctatggcctgttcctgtggcggcgtggtcgtcgaagtggtccgtccttggagcactggggtggcgtgctagtcccatccgatcctgtgcgtcgtgggagccccgggactgcctcggagtgggtgcggcggtgaacgtgcaagccgctatggatggactgtgcgcgaggccgaggcttggtcggtgccgaggctgcaccgcagtggggggtctcggcgggcacgaaccccaagatagccgagaccgtggtgcacagtgccgaggccccgagcgggcggctgatctggtgcgttggcttggaggcggtgatgacccggccaagttgtccgtgcgatgttgttttcgaggcggggatcgcgggacacagtgtagtatgggcgctgatcgtgggcacagcgtcagaacacagtggccggtaatccccgccgtgccctgtcccagccggtatggcgctgatgcgacctcaggtcccgtcggccattctgtggcgtcgagccctcgtccgactgagattgcgggagtggttgaagtattaatgagacacgacgcgctgtcgggagggtcggcggaggcgggggggggggggcgacgggccgcggacgaaccggcctcgagcgacacggagaatgaggcctcgcgtgagacggagaatgcaccccccgccgaggccttccgtggggagcctcgcgcgaggcggagatcgtgttccctgccgaggcctccagtggagagcctcgcgcgaggcggagatttcgtcaggacgccgagacctcctgcgcgaggctcgaggcgaggcggagggcttggtgggcccggtcgtggtgggtgaggggcccacggcttaccttctagctttgttttttgatgggacttaagcgacccctttgatgttcgctcggggtaccccgttctaaggtacccgacaccgCTGTCGAATGGGCGCGAGGGCCAATTTTAAACGGTTTTGAGAGTTAAGGGACTGCGCGTGTCTGGTTTTCGAGTTAGAGAGCTAGAAATAAACTGCAGccatagttggagggccaaaaaTGGACTTTTTCTAGTAATTAAATGCTATGAATAGTTGCGATATAAAAATGTGCACTGAAAGACTCTATTTCATTAATCACCTCAAATCCCTTTATGTGATATGGCACCTTTGGAAATCGTAGAATAAAACTTGGCCTAAGTACTCGTCATGCTACCTGTTTGTCCTATTTTTTAATGGGCTGTTGTGCCTCCCCTGGCCGCTGCAGAAATTTGTAATGAACATTTGAATCTACTCTCTGTGCCAATGATAAATATGCTTATACCTTGTCTTCTGCAGATAGATCATTGCGTTGGGAGCAGAGATAGCATGGATAATGCGGAGTCAATGAAAATGTCACataaattattgaaagaaattacaCATGATTTCTCCAAGGAACTCGGTTGTGGCACGTATGGAGTGGTTTACAAGGTATGATTCAAAGCCAACAGCAATATGGTTTTAATATTTTGTGATTAGGTACGTAAGCAATCTCTGAAAGACATGATAAAAAGACTAGCTCGCCCTCTTCCCTTCCTCTCATTCCTGTCTTCTGAGCCTACACTAGTACACTGATAATGTTTAGACACGGTCAACATCTATTTTTAGTGATAGTTTTTATAATTGCTCCTACCTACTGATTGTAGAAATTAGACATTTACAGGTTCACCTTCATCCCCTACTCTTTCACGCTAGTCAAGAACTCAATCAGTAGGTAGGAGCAATTTGAAAAACTCAATAATGCAAGCCTTTCTCCCATGCACCTAGCTTGTATTACAACCATGTCGTACGGCTCATGAGGCTATTATTACACGAGCTGCAATGCTATCTATCCCAACATCCATACCCTATCCTCTTCTATTCTCTCTTGCATGCCCCTAGTTTGTATTAAAGTTTGTCTGCATCCAACTTGATAAgaaaaagttatgatttttttagCTGCACCTATTTTTAGAGACGGGCTACTATTATCAACCGCCTTTAGAAATtagaaatcaatttctagaggcaGGTGGTGTTTGTCTAAAAATAAAGAGCATTTTACAGGTAGCTAGAAACACCAACTTTTAGGGCCATCTCTGAAATCATGTTTAGAGATGGTACTTGATAAAACCATctctagaagaaaaagaaggcgCCTCTGAAAATCGTTTAAGTAGTGACCACCGCCTCCACCCTGGTCTTCTTGAAACTTGTCAGATTCATTGGCCATGTCACCATGCAACCGCCAACATCCACAGCAACCCAAGCTGCTCCAAAATCTCCTCAAACCAACCCTCCCTAACTACTTTAGTGAAATCTACCACTCTCCAACCCTTGGTCCTCTACCACCCACCAACACCTCACTCGCCGCCCACTGCTCCACTAGTCTAGCTTACTCGAAGGCATTCTAAGGCCGGTGAGCATTGGAGCCACCTAAAACCCCCAAATCTTAACTCTAGTTTTGCTACCTTGCCACTACTATCGATCTGCATTGCCTTTACGCGGCCAACCACCAAGCGCTCCCCTCATCTGCCATCCTTTGCCCATCACAAGCGTCGCAGCCAGAAAGCATGTGTCATGATGGACACACGTGAAATATGAATTTGATATGATGCATGGCATCTGGAAGGACCaattaatggctagagggggctgaatagcctattaaaaaaatcctTCAAGGCACAACACAACTAAGCACAAGTATTAGTAACAAAGGTGGCCCTAATAATTAACTGCTAGCACCTAATCTAGCAAGCCAAACAAGCACTCCTACAAAAGTCTAGTCACAGAAGATAAAGCTTCTAGTTACACACCAGAACTAGAAACTACTCGAACAAGGCACAAGAGCTAAATGACTACACTAGCAAGAAGAACAACTAGGCAAGCAAGCTAGTGAACAATAGTAAAGCACAAGTGTAGGGAGCTCAAACTAGATGAAGGGGGGACACAAGATTTTCTCCCTGAGGTTTGGTAGCTTGCCAGCTACATACCTATGTTCCCATTCTGGCATGTCCAAGGATCATCGCTCCTCCGCTACCTCAACTACCCCTCAAGGTAGGCTCTGACATGAGCGCTAAACTATAAGCCGACTTGATCATGAGTACACCAATAGCCtcaaatccactagagttgctcttcgcttCCACCTGGTGGGGATGAGCACAAGAACCCCTTAAATCCTTCTCCAAAGCCCCCGaaacaaattccacaagtgcTCGACAGAGGCCGTTGCCTCCAacccatctaggtggtggcaatcaccaagagtaaaaaGAATCCCATAGCTTCAACAATCCACTAGTGCCACTACATGCTAACTCTCAAAGCAAATGCACTAGATCCTAGCCAATCTCACCCAAATGCGATTTCAACTAAGCAAATGCGAGTGGAGTGTTCTCTTGAGCTCTAGTAGCTATGTGTATCTGATGGTAGTGCCAAGAGAGCCAAATAGCATGTGCCCACCACCTACTTATTATAAGCCCACAAGAGAAACTAGCTGTTACCAACTAAAGCTACTTTCTGCGCACACTGGATAGCTTCGGTGAGCACCGAAATTATCCAA is part of the Miscanthus floridulus cultivar M001 chromosome 9, ASM1932011v1, whole genome shotgun sequence genome and encodes:
- the LOC136481951 gene encoding uncharacterized protein — encoded protein: MASGKALTGQLGAEESAHQLKKGALNEALAAVEASQIEAVVWKGTVEELGSEASRAAEASRVEAQRLKEKVEASRAEALRWKEKAEACQVETRRWEQKAKESEAEITRAAEASSAVQTVLETKIREHEALKRAALSTYEALEVEGVQSGSSLGSRLIAQSNQMRERLRGALHTGVKRALAVISSHYVGVDLLAISDGYVLPDDDEEADAVVTKLMEAAEGPGTALATLFEEEVVPPLPSAGAEGPEP